In the Panthera leo isolate Ple1 chromosome C2, P.leo_Ple1_pat1.1, whole genome shotgun sequence genome, TTAGTGCTAAATTGACACATTAAAAGACTATCACACATGGTAAGTTAGCTCTTATGAGTCTAAAATTGCTCTTATAACTAACTGAGTGGGGTGGATTAGGTTCTCCTCTACTTTTACTCCTTTGTACTTTACCAGGGAAAACCAGTATATGAAAATTCCCAAGTACCCAGCATATCGTTGtattcattgctttaaaaaaaaaaaatagttacaatatTTAGGCCTAGGGAATCAATTCCAGTTGATTGGAGTCTGAGGACTAGACTTTTTCCCAAGAGTACTGGCCATGCCCATTTGGCATTAAATCCATtgtcaaccattatttctttggATACGGAAGTAAACGCAGGGATAAATCAGCCATCACCAGGGTCTAGAGAGCAACTAGGTTCAACCATGGGCAGAGACTAGTGGCTGAAATGTTCTGAGTGCCATTTAGTGAGGAGGGTGGAAGGAgattttccctctttcccacctTCATATGCTTAAGCTGAAGAGAATGTTCCTTCCATCAAAACTTAATCTTTTATCCAGGGAGCCTCAGAAAAAGGTGACTAAGTCAGAAACTCAAGAGAGCAACTTAGAGTTGACAGGGCAGCTGAACACTCTTGGCTCCTGCCTAGGAGTAGGCTCTTTGGACTCTTATTTCTTACAGCCATTATTGTTGGCTTGTTCTCTGACAGGGAGGACATGAAAACGGGactgtcttggggtgcctgagtgcctcagtcggttaagcatccgacttcggccaggtcatgatctcacagtccgtgagttcgagtcccacgtcaggctctgtgctgacagctcagagcctggaccctgcttcagattctgtgtctccctctctgcccctctccctctcccactcatgctctgtctgtctctccttcaaaaataaatacttaaaaaatttttttaaaaaaagaacacggGTCTGTCTTTCCTAGCATAGGctcagaaaatgtatttatggCTAAATGAGTAAACAAGCTTTTTCATGGCAGTTTGCCAGGAGGAGATTAAAGAATATCAGGGCAGATCAGAGTCATTCTGCTCAGCAGGAGTGAGCATGTGCAAATGTGCACTTTGAGGCTGAAGAGGGTTGTAGGGTAGTCCTTGCTGGGCTGTAGAATCGTGCAATTTACAAAATGCTTCTATATCCTGTATCTTATTTCAGCTCCTAGCAGGCTTAAAAAATATGCAGAGAGTAATCATCTCCATTTGACAAGTGATGCAAGGACAGAAAAGTAATTGATTCATCTAAGATGGCAGAGTTAGTGAATGTTCTCTTTGTCCATGAGATTTAGGCGAAGTGTGGTTATTGCTAATTACCATCGAGTGTGGGAATCAGAATTTTCCAGCTCCCTAGGTTCTAAGCCACTAGTTTTTCCCTAGTATCTTGCTGTTGAATGCCATCTTAGAATGAAAATTGGAATGGGGTTTTCTTgcctacaaagaaaagaaacttaggAGTTTCTGAGTCCTATATAATAAACAGGAACTGGACCAGTATTTTATTGTTGGTGAATTTCAAGACTGTGTTATCACAATGCAGTTAGGTTCTGTCTTCTGCCAGTACTCAGCAATTGTATGTAAGAGCTGGAACTCCCATTTATAAGACTGCCCAGTGGAGAACCTGGGCACCACGGACTCCAGGGAGCCTCTTGGTTCTGTCACTATGCTGGAGAGATATACAATAAAGGAATGGGTCCCTTCATATTTCAGCAGATGTAACCCAGTGGGGCAAATCCAGCAGGGTTTGTGAAGAAGTTATTTGCACCTATGCACCTAAGCTGTACTATGTACGTGTTAGTGCAAGCAGGTGAACCTATAAACGTCATTCATTTAGATAGTGTCTTAGGTTTTCTGCCCCAAATGCTGGTGAAAAAGTAACCGTGAGACTGTGCGGAGATGGTGTGATGACAATAAGCAAGGGTTAGAAATACCTATGATCTGAGGTATTTTCAAGGTCTCTAAAGATTGGTGCTATCTGAtcttatttgactttttatataaattattttggagGCGTAGTACATATTGACAACTGGGTTTGCAGGTAACTTTAAAAACTAGTATTAAgtattgaaagggaaaaaaaagtattaagagACGGTCAGCAAATATTAACACCATCATTAGGCCAAGAATTGTTTTAGGGGCAAGTGATCAACACAAAGTTCTTACCCTCAGACAGCTTATATTTCATTGGGGGATAAATAGGCAATAAAGgcataaataagataatttaagGATTAAGACATATAGAAAATGTAACCAGGTTATTTAAGAGATAGTGACTACCCTTGCTTTGTCAGTATGGTCAGAGATGGCCTCTCTAAAGAGGAAACACTTTCACTGAGAGAAATTAGAAACACTGTCATGGTTTGTCAGCACTGTTTTGGGCCATTGCTTCTGCTGTCAGCTTCAGTAGcattatatatgcacatatatgtacatacatctatcattttttattctctaggtactttttttaagtttatttgtttatgttgagagagagaaagggagcaggggaggggcagaaagagagagagagagggtcccaagcaggctctaagctgtcagtgcagagcctgacgtggggctcaaactcagaaattgtgagatcatgacctcagctgaaaccaagagttggacacttaactgactgagccacccagcgccccaatTTCCTAGGTACTTCTGATTGGCCTTTTCTGTAGGCTAAGGTCACAGGGAGTGTACAGAATTACTCTCCTGGCTCCTTTTTCTAGATTGTTCTTCGTAAGCAAATTTGTGTGTGAAGAATTGACAAAATGGAAATGGTTTTATAATCTGGTCTTCAAGCTCCTACTGACAGGTTCAACAGAGGCATAGCAAGCAGAATTGCATGCTATAGATTGCGCTTGGACAGTTTTTCCCCCAGAAGGCTGTACTGTTGGGGCTGGAAGGACATTGGCTGTTCttttcctggctttcttttggggATGTTTCTTAGAGGTTTTGGGTTCCATACCTTGAAGGGCACTGTTATGAATCCAATTATAATACTTTGTTCCTAGGTTTCAACTCCTGCACAGGAACAGGAAATACATTTGGAGGAGACCACAGCCCTGGGCACATCAGAAGAATTTCTTCCTACCTCGCCCCTCAGTGAGGGTTCAGCCCCTGGAGCCCACCTGGAGCCTCCTCAGGACCCAGGGACATACCTCCTCCACAATGGGCACTCTGGTACTCAACTCCCCAGCTCTGGCCTCAAGTGctgcctcccttttctcctcaagtctcctttcctttatttccctATCTCCCACCCTGTTGGAATCCCTCAATGTCCTGCCCTCTGTCTTTCTTGCCTAGTAACTTTGTCTGTTCCTATTGCTTATTCTCCAATCATTCATGTATTTAGCAAGTTTCAGTCAAGCACATGTCATAGGTTAGGCACTGTTGGGGACCAGAGAGATATAGTACACAGTCACTGCTTTCACAGAGCTTGTTATCCAGTTGGCAGAGAGTGAGTCATAACTGCAAGAAGAGGCATTTTGTAAGATACGTTGAGTGACATCTATCCCTGGGCATTTGATGCCATGAGAGTGAACACAATGGACAtcataaacattgagaaaaatcGCTGTGGGCTGGAGCAGATAGGAGATGCTTATTGGAGAAGGAAGCAGTGGGATTGAACAATGAAAAATGGGGTAGCATTTGAAGGGGAGGGAAAAGTGAGAGGCACCAGAGCAGAGGATATAAACAAAAACTGTAAATGAGGGTTCCTTGGACCCCAGTGAAGTGTAATGAGGAAGGACTATTTTTCAGCGCCCAGGGTCTGCTTATACAGGGCCTTAGGGTTGACGCTAGGAAAATTTTGGTGGGCAAGAGTTGATGTGTTAGAAACAGTATTTCAAGAGGACTATTCTGACATGTAACCATTGTGGATTGAATGGTAAGACCAATGGCTTAGAGCATCTGTAAGAGGCTAGTGTGCCAGAATGGATGTGAGGCAATTATTGTCTGAGCAATGTTGAGTGGAATAGAAATTGACTGATGTGACACACATATGAAGGAAGAATCCAAGAGAcaatggaaaggaagaattagGGGGTTTGGCCAGTGTTTGGATTCATTGACAGAAAGAGGGAAGTCAGGAAAGGAAGATGGTCAGAACATCcatttttgattttgaatttgaGGTGATGAGGGACACCCAAAGGAAACGTCCTGTAGGTAACTGGAAACTTCTGATAGGAGTCTAGGAAAGAGCTAGGAACTGCGAGAGCAGCATTAGAGCATTGATAGTCGGTGAGATCTCTGACAGAGCAAAAAGAGATGCTCTGAGGTCTGAGAGCCTCCAGTGTCCATAACGAGAAGGCAAGAGAAGGAAGTGAAACCAGAACGAGGGGCCAGAGATGTGAGAAGAAAAGCAGGCTGGGCTGATGCTAGGGAAGCCATGGGGAGAGAAAGCGGGCAGAAGTACAGCTTCCTTCAGAGAGGTTGAAGCGAGTGAGGGCTGGGAGGAATGGCCAGTTCTCAGTTTGACCAAGGACCCTCTGCACCCTCAGAAAAACGCCTGCCTGGAAGAGGGATGAGAGGCAGTGTGTGGAGCCGCCTGGGTTCTCTTGAATCCACTCACTGGGACACAGACCTTACTGGAGCCAAGGCAGGGCTGTCCTCATAGCTTTCTTTCCTCCGTCAGGTCAGTGTGCTTCCCAGGTGCCTGCCGTTTCCCAAGCTGGGAAGTCAGGAGACCAGGCAGCAGCAACTGTGCTTCGGATGGTCAGGCCCCAGGTGAGCTTGAGTCTGTCTTCCCTGAGTTCCCGTGTGTGGTGCAGGAACAGCTAGCACTCATCTccgggccctggccctggcccattCTGAAAGTGCTcctgtggtttcccagcctgatCGCACCCTCTGGAACTGGGTCCTGCCTGCTGAGTTCATGAACTCTGTTTCATCCCAGCTTCTCTCCCTCCAGCACCCCTTTGCCCACCagggccccaccctgggctctgggtACCCTGATGTCTCTGCCCTGATGTATTGCCGGGAATATCCCTGAGCAATAGAAGCTTGTCATTCCAGGGTTCTGCAGCGTACGAGTTCCTGTCTGTGGACTATACCGAGAGGAAGTGGAAAGGTCCGGCACTCAGTCAGAGAGCCGTGTACCGGAGCCTCATGCCGGAAAATTATCGCAGAGTGGCCTCATTGGGTAATGATTCTGTTCCCCAGTAACGTAGTCTGCATTCTATACGTTTTCTTTGCTATGtgcttctttttcaagtttttattgcAGAAAGCTGCAAACGTAAGACAAAGTACAGAGAACAGTGTAATGAACTGTCACGCACCCATCACTCAGCTTTCGAATTATAAGcagtgtctttatttcatttttaattgagcTAGGTGGTTTGGTTAGAACTTGTAGTTGTAAGGAATAGGGAACCACTCGTGTTATTGTAAGTCCTGAGTTGTGTTACTTCAGTAAGGCTGAAGGAATGGAAACCCTGATCAAACCTGCCAGCTAGACCATCCTTTGGGAAATGGGGCCCATGGAAACTGGGCCCTGACCCAGAGCAGCACAGGGTCCTcagcaacaacagcaaataatttttatgccagGGAATGTAGTAGTTGCTCCCTGcttacctgttttctccttccaCGGCTACCTATTTTCTTCACTCCGAACCTTTTGTCCTCTCGTGGCATCTTCTTGATTAGACTTTCTGTTCCCTCATAATTTTTGCATGCCGTGGCTCCTAATGGCTTGGCTTCTCTCCTTGCCTCATTTCAGCTTAGAGCTcctacttgtttttattttctttattttgccccATTTCCAGTTGCAGATTTACTTAGAGAGGGACTCCAAGGGTGGTTCAGCCATTAAGTATCATCTCTATTTGGGCAAACTTTGCTCCTGGCCACAGCAGAGGCTGATGTGTAAGGTACGGAGAAGCTACCCTTGGGCCTGGTGCCCTGGTCAGTCGTGGTCTGAGATGTAATGAGACCAGTTGTCATGAGGCACAAAGCACGGCTGCCTCAGCTTCCCCTTCAGGAACGACGGAGGCGGGACAGCTTCCTGGAGGGGGATGTTTTGGGGGCAGGTTCTCTGGATGGCAAGTCTAGGACAGTAGCCAAATCTGAAGAGGGTGGGTGGGCTTAGGAGCCAAGGAGCCCGATGTCTATAACTTTCCGTGTGCTAAAATGCCATGATGGGTTGTGGCCCTGCTTAAGATGTGATTAAAAGGAACCAACATTTTTGTGGTTAGCCATGACTGATTGCCTGCTTCTTCCCATCTTTTCTAGATTCCAAAGGAATGATTGAACTGTTCAGTTTCCTATGATTCCAGATGACCAAGATACCAAAGACATATTTTGAGTCATATTTCAAATTATCGATCCCTTTCTTAATTTTCGTAGGAATGCAGTACTGCCTTCTACCAGTTCAGTGCCCCAGGGACTAGAGGACCCCCACTTTTAGAGCTCTGCTGTCCCCTGCATGCTTTTCTGAACGCATGGCTTCTCTGAATCTTGTCATTGTCCTCACACGTGAGAATCACTTTTTTTGGTCCGTTTGTTTCCTAATTGTGCTTGCCTACACTGTTTCTCATATTTGACTTGAGGTATTTGCCACTCCTTTCTCCCCTCAATATCTTTGCTGAGAACCGTGGAAGCAGACAATGGCATGGTTGGAAAGGATGTTAGAGTTCATCATTTTACTAAGTGACTTCTGTAAGATCACCCGTCTGTACAGTCTGTTCTCTTGCCCTccagttgctctttttttttttccttttaagtttatttatttattttgagagggagagagaacgcaagttggggaggggcagagagagagggagagagcatcccaagcagtctctgctcggcgtggagcccaacacatggctcgatcccacgactgcaagatcacgacctgaaccgatatcaagagtcagatgcctaatcgactgagccactcaggtgcccctgattgctCTTTTGAATTGGGTAATTAATTGGAGCAATTAAGAGCTATCAGGACAGAGCTCTgtccactctcccccaccccatcgtCCTTTCCCTCTTCATCTTTCTGTCCATGAAGAAAAACTTGAGCTAGTTCCCACTTTTGTCCTGTTCTTACTGTGTCGCCTCTTACTGTGTCCCCTAATGTGAAGGTTTTTTCAGATACGTAGATCCTGATGATTCTGTTTCCTTAATAGgatgcaaaatgaataaaagttgttttcttctctcttttggcAGCAAATGAGGCTAGGATGGAGTGTCCAGATTTGCCTGCAAAGCAGGAAGTTTCTAAAGGACTGGGGTCATCTGATGGGATATCAGGAGGCCTCTGTGGGGTGGTTTCTGGGGAACCAGAGGCAGGAACTGCCTGTGAAGGTGCTTTAGAGAAGCTGGAAGGGCAACCCTCAGATGAGGAAGGGAGCAGACTGGAAAGTGATTTCTTCAAACTAACACACAAGGATAAAGGTAAATCCACAAAAGATGGATGTGATGAATATAAGGATCCAAGTCTGTCCTCTAGTGCTACAGAACATCAGAGAGTTCTCAAGGGACAGAAATTTTACCAGTGTGATGAATGTGGTAAAGCTTTCAATCGGAATTCGCACTTCATTGGGCACCAGagaatccatactggagagaaaccctatgagtgTAATGAGTGTGGGAAGACTTTCAGGCAGACCTCTCAGCTCATAGTTCATCTCAGAACCCATACAGGGGAAAAACCCTATGAGTGCAGTGAGTGTGGAAAGACTTACCGACACAGCTCCCATCTTATTCAACACCAGAGACTCCATAATGGCGAGAAACCATATAAATGCAATGAATGTGCTAAAGCCTTCACTCAGAGTTCCCAACTAATTGACCACCAGAGAacccatactggagagaaaccttatgaatgcaATGAGTGTGGTGAGGCCTTTATTCGGAGTAAAAGTCTCGTTCGACATCAGGTACTTCATACTGGTAAGAAACCTCACAAGtgtagtgaatgtgggaaagctttctGTTCTAATAGAAATCTTACTGATCATCAGAGAATCCATACTGGCGAAAAGCCTTATGAGTGTAatgaatgtggcaaggccttcaGTCGGAGTAAATGTCTTATTCGACATCAGAGTCTCCACACTGGGGAAAAACCATACAAatgtagtgaatgtgggaaagcctttaatCAGAACTCTCAACTTGTTGATCATGAGcgaattcatactggagaaaaaccttttgaatgtaatgaatgtggcaaGGCGTTCAGTCTCAGTAAATGTCTTATTCGACATCAGAGACTTCACACAGGTGAAAAGCCCTATAAATGCAACGAGTGTGGAAAATCCTTCAATCAGAACTCACACCTCATTATACACCAAAGAATTCACACTGGTGAGAAGCCTTATGAATGTAATGAGTGTGGGAAGGTCTTTAGTTATAGCTCCAGTCTCATGGTACATCAAAGAACCCATACTGGGgagaaaccctataaatgtaGTGattgtgggaaagccttcagtgaCAGCTCACAGCTCATTGTACAtcagagagttcacactggagagaagccctacGAGTGTATTGAgtgtgggaaagctttcagtcagCGTTCCACTTTCAATCACCACCAGCGAACTCACATCGGAGACAAACATTCAGGTCTGGCTCGCTCACTTTCTTAAGGCATGATTTTCCAAGGAACTTTgaattaagcttttatttataagAAGGATGCTCATCCTGATCTCTTAAAACTGCTCCTCAAAATGTGCCATTCTCTGCATACTTTCTGGTGGGTCATGAAGGTAGAAAAGTGGGAGTCACGTGTAATCCTTTCTCAGTCTTGGTAAAGTAAGGACTACACATTTCATGTACttataagttcatttatttgtttgtccaTTCTTTCATTGGATTTGTTGAGAAATCCAGTTTCTTAGTTATGTATCCCATAATCAGATTGTGTGCTTCTCAAGGACAGAGATTCTATGTTTCTTAGTGTGCTACATCTCCTCCATTTTACCATCTGCATAAGTCACTTTCCAAGTcagattcatcttttcctttaCTCTTGGCAAAGGTTCTCCctatatagattttaatttttttaatgtttatttatttttgaaggagagagacagggcatgag is a window encoding:
- the LOC122198721 gene encoding zinc finger protein with KRAB and SCAN domains 7 isoform X6 gives rise to the protein MATQGRGTLGLIPRGAVLQKQEWRQTMKQEPGSQTWGQACNLQKNHPPVCEIFRLHFRQLCYHEMSGPQEALSRLRELCHWWLMPEVHTKEQILELLVLEQFLTILPGELRTWVQLHQPENGEEAVAVVEDFQRHLSGPGEVSTPAQEQEIHLEETTALGTSEEFLPTSPLSEGSAPGAHLEPPQDPGTYLLHNGHSGQCASQVPAVSQAGKSGDQAAATVLRMVRPQGSAAYEFLSVDYTERKWKGPALSQRAVYRSLMPENYRRVASLANEARMECPDLPAKQEVSKGLGSSDGISGGLCGVVSGEPEAGTACEGALEKLEGQPSDEEGSRLESDFFKLTHKDKGKSTKDGCDEYKDPSLSSSATEHQRVLKGQKFYQCDECGKAFNRNSHFIGHQRIHTGEKPYECNECGKTFRQTSQLIVHLRTHTGEKPYECSECGKTYRHSSHLIQHQRLHNGEKPYKCNECAKAFTQSSQLIDHQRTHTGEKPYECNECGEAFIRSKSLVRHQGGGAKTNAITS
- the LOC122198721 gene encoding zinc finger protein with KRAB and SCAN domains 7 isoform X2, translated to MATQGRGTLGLIPRGAVLQKQEWRQTMKQEPGSQTWGQACNLQKNHPPVCEIFRLHFRQLCYHEMSGPQEALSRLRELCHWWLMPEVHTKEQILELLVLEQFLTILPGELRTWVQLHQPENGEEAVAVVEDFQRHLSGPGEVSTPAQEQEIHLEETTALGTSEEFLPTSPLSEGSAPGAHLEPPQDPGTYLLHNGHSGQCASQVPAVSQAGKSGDQAAATVLRMVRPQGSAAYEFLSVDYTERKWKGPALSQRAVYRSLMPENYRRVASLANEARMECPDLPAKQEVSKGLGSSDGISGGLCGVVSGEPEAGTACEGALEKLEGQPSDEEGSRLESDFFKLTHKDKGKSTKDGCDEYKDPSLSSSATEHQRVLKGQKFYQCDECGKAFNRNSHFIGHQRIHTGEKPYECNECGKTFRQTSQLIVHLRTHTGEKPYECSECGKTYRHSSHLIQHQRLHNGEKPYKCNECAKAFTQSSQLIDHQRTHTGEKPYECNECGEAFIRSKSLVRHQVLHTGWRGQNKCNYIITVAALASHRACPDVKKTPPVKLSSQHSGCFGSEQKLLTLKLFLGNHHTGALRIWDVCGLLQGPFMEKVVMAAAMVLNIKPLTTVFSELYVYYGHLS
- the LOC122198721 gene encoding zinc finger protein with KRAB and SCAN domains 7 isoform X4, translated to MATQGRGTLGLIPRGAVLQKQEWRQTMKQEPGSQTWGQACNLQKNHPPVCEIFRLHFRQLCYHEMSGPQEALSRLRELCHWWLMPEVHTKEQILELLVLEQFLTILPGELRTWVQLHQPENGEEAVAVVEDFQRHLSGPGEVSTPAQEQEIHLEETTALGTSEEFLPTSPLSEGSAPGAHLEPPQDPGTYLLHNGHSGQCASQVPAVSQAGKSGDQAAATVLRMVRPQGSAAYEFLSVDYTERKWKGPALSQRAVYRSLMPENYRRVASLANEARMECPDLPAKQEVSKGLGSSDGISGGLCGVVSGEPEAGTACEGALEKLEGQPSDEEGSRLESDFFKLTHKDKGKSTKDGCDEYKDPSLSSSATEHQRVLKGQKFYQCDECGKAFNRNSHFIGHQRIHTGEKPYECNECGKTFRQTSQLIVHLRTHTGEKPYECSECGKTYRHSSHLIQHQRLHNGEKPYKCNECAKAFTQSSQLIDHQRTHTGEKPYECNECGEAFIRSKSLVRHQVLHTDGETGTEEVLIPKYHS